The Salvelinus fontinalis isolate EN_2023a chromosome 36, ASM2944872v1, whole genome shotgun sequence genome window below encodes:
- the LOC129835697 gene encoding butyrophilin subfamily 1 member A1-like isoform X4 — protein sequence MFHVRCIMGPLIRQVCLLTFLIFFNACSSVADKQLVVPPDPVVTSTGHDVILPCHLSPQTSAVNMDIRWFKEGEFASPLYLYLDGKVTEGKGYEGRVSVFTQELEKGNISLLLNNVMASERGSYKCQASYLDWIQELPVVLQVKQQGSVPRISMRKHHRVFIQLSCSSENWYPEPDMLWTDSSGKEITSAETERPKQKEGGVLYSITSHMRIGNDQLEGVTCVVMSQYQGTKMESTLQMTEEFYMSSLPDRVYISAFMIPVFLGLLCITASVLSLFHQRRVWSLMVDHAVDVTFDPDTAHVKLSLSDDNKCLKFGELKEKKDCENFKEKSKGTKNKFKYNQCVLGVEGYDKGTHYWEVDLGKKSQWSVGIAQDTEKRDNIQMYPDTGFWSICYKDGELKTVEQSPTFLPIELKPEKLGVLVNYEGGQVTFFNVEKRCHIHSFINGKFTKKLYPFFGPLIDCKEELKISPVVQRDKPSTSENC from the exons ATGTTCCATGTCAGGTGCATCATGGGACCTTTGATCCGGCAAGTCTGTTTGTTAACATTCCTCATCTTCTTTAATGCCTGTTCATCTGTTGCAG ATAAGCAGCTTGTTGTCCCTCCTGACCCTGTAGTTACCTCTACTGGTCATGATGTCATCCTTCCCTGTCACCTGTCTCCTCAAACCAGTGCTGTTAACATGGATATCAGGTGGTTTAAGGAAGGAGAATTCGCTAGCCCCCTGTACCTGTATTTGGATGGAAAGGTAACAGAGGGGAAAGGCTATGAGGGTAGAGTGAGTGTGTTCACTCAGGAGCTGGAGAAAGgcaatatatcactgctgctgaataatgtcatggcttctgAAAGGGGAAGCTACAAATGCCAAGCCAGCTACTTGGACTGGATTCAGGAACTGCCTGTTGTGCTACAGGTTAAAC AGCAGGGCAGTGTCCCCAGGATCTCCATGAGGAAGCACCACAGAGTGTTCATCCAGCTCAGCTGTAGCTCAGAGAACTGGTACCCAGAGCCTGACATGTTGTGGACAGACAGCAGTGGGAAGGAGATCACctcagcagagacagagagaccgaaaCAGAAGGAGGGGGGTGTCCTGTACTCCATCACCAGTCACATGAGAATAGGGAATGACCAACTGGAGGGGGTCACCTGTGTGGTGATGTCACAGTACCAGGGAACCAAGATGGAGTCTACACTGCAGATGACTG AGGAATTCTACATGAGCAGTCTGCCTGACAGGGTGTACATCTCTGCATTTATGATTCCTGTGTTTCTGGGACTGCTGTGTATCACTGCATCTGTGCTCTCCTTATTCCATCAGAGACGAG TTTGGAGCTTGATGGTTGATCATGCAG tggaTGTGACTTTCGACCCTGACACTGCACATGTCAAACTCTCTTTATCTGACGATAACAAATGTCTCAAATTTGGAGAATTAAAAGAAAAAAAGGATTGTGAGAATTTCAAAGAAAAAAGCAAAGGCACTAAAAACAAGTTTAAATATAATCAATGTGTCTTGGGAGTGGAAGGATATGACAAAGGTACACATTACTGGGAGGTTGACCTGGGGAAGAAGAGCCAGTGGAGTGTTGGGATCGCTCAggacacagagaagagagacaaCATCCAAATGTATCCAGACACTGGCTTCTGGAGCATATGTTACAAAGATGGAGAACTGAAAACAGTTGAACAGTCTCCCACTTTCCTTCCCATTGAACTGAAACCTGAGAAGCTGGGAGTTTTAGTGAACTATGAAGGAGGACAGGTAACATTTTTCAATGTGGAGAAGAGGTGCCACATCCACTCCTTCATCAATGGCAAGTTTACTAAGAAACTCTATCCGTTCTTTGGTCCTTTGATTGATTGTAAAGAGGAACTCAAAATCTCACCTGTGGTGCAAAGAGACAAACCCTCAACCTCTGAGAACTGTTAG
- the LOC129835697 gene encoding butyrophilin subfamily 2 member A1-like isoform X1, with product MFHVRCIMGPLIRQVCLLTFLIFFNACSSVADKQLVVPPDPVVTSTGHDVILPCHLSPQTSAVNMDIRWFKEGEFASPLYLYLDGKVTEGKGYEGRVSVFTQELEKGNISLLLNNVMASERGSYKCQASYLDWIQELPVVLQVKQQGSVPRISMRKHHRVFIQLSCSSENWYPEPDMLWTDSSGKEITSAETERPKQKEGGVLYSITSHMRIGNDQLEGVTCVVMSQYQGTKMESTLQMTEEFYMSSLPDRVYISAFMIPVFLGLLCITASVLSLFHQRRVVREKLKPLDDMNTKLKAMDQELIKKTNQVTYKDKLMGIIETIPDSVWSLMVDHAVDVTFDPDTAHVKLSLSDDNKCLKFGELKEKKDCENFKEKSKGTKNKFKYNQCVLGVEGYDKGTHYWEVDLGKKSQWSVGIAQDTEKRDNIQMYPDTGFWSICYKDGELKTVEQSPTFLPIELKPEKLGVLVNYEGGQVTFFNVEKRCHIHSFINGKFTKKLYPFFGPLIDCKEELKISPVVQRDKPSTSENC from the exons ATGTTCCATGTCAGGTGCATCATGGGACCTTTGATCCGGCAAGTCTGTTTGTTAACATTCCTCATCTTCTTTAATGCCTGTTCATCTGTTGCAG ATAAGCAGCTTGTTGTCCCTCCTGACCCTGTAGTTACCTCTACTGGTCATGATGTCATCCTTCCCTGTCACCTGTCTCCTCAAACCAGTGCTGTTAACATGGATATCAGGTGGTTTAAGGAAGGAGAATTCGCTAGCCCCCTGTACCTGTATTTGGATGGAAAGGTAACAGAGGGGAAAGGCTATGAGGGTAGAGTGAGTGTGTTCACTCAGGAGCTGGAGAAAGgcaatatatcactgctgctgaataatgtcatggcttctgAAAGGGGAAGCTACAAATGCCAAGCCAGCTACTTGGACTGGATTCAGGAACTGCCTGTTGTGCTACAGGTTAAAC AGCAGGGCAGTGTCCCCAGGATCTCCATGAGGAAGCACCACAGAGTGTTCATCCAGCTCAGCTGTAGCTCAGAGAACTGGTACCCAGAGCCTGACATGTTGTGGACAGACAGCAGTGGGAAGGAGATCACctcagcagagacagagagaccgaaaCAGAAGGAGGGGGGTGTCCTGTACTCCATCACCAGTCACATGAGAATAGGGAATGACCAACTGGAGGGGGTCACCTGTGTGGTGATGTCACAGTACCAGGGAACCAAGATGGAGTCTACACTGCAGATGACTG AGGAATTCTACATGAGCAGTCTGCCTGACAGGGTGTACATCTCTGCATTTATGATTCCTGTGTTTCTGGGACTGCTGTGTATCACTGCATCTGTGCTCTCCTTATTCCATCAGAGACGAG TTGTTCGAGAAAAACTGAAGCCTTTGG ATGATATGAATACAAAATTAAAAGCTATGGATCAAG AGCTCATCAAAAAGACAAATCAAGTCACTTATAAGGATAAGTTAATGG GAATTATTGAAACAATCCCAGACTCTG TTTGGAGCTTGATGGTTGATCATGCAG tggaTGTGACTTTCGACCCTGACACTGCACATGTCAAACTCTCTTTATCTGACGATAACAAATGTCTCAAATTTGGAGAATTAAAAGAAAAAAAGGATTGTGAGAATTTCAAAGAAAAAAGCAAAGGCACTAAAAACAAGTTTAAATATAATCAATGTGTCTTGGGAGTGGAAGGATATGACAAAGGTACACATTACTGGGAGGTTGACCTGGGGAAGAAGAGCCAGTGGAGTGTTGGGATCGCTCAggacacagagaagagagacaaCATCCAAATGTATCCAGACACTGGCTTCTGGAGCATATGTTACAAAGATGGAGAACTGAAAACAGTTGAACAGTCTCCCACTTTCCTTCCCATTGAACTGAAACCTGAGAAGCTGGGAGTTTTAGTGAACTATGAAGGAGGACAGGTAACATTTTTCAATGTGGAGAAGAGGTGCCACATCCACTCCTTCATCAATGGCAAGTTTACTAAGAAACTCTATCCGTTCTTTGGTCCTTTGATTGATTGTAAAGAGGAACTCAAAATCTCACCTGTGGTGCAAAGAGACAAACCCTCAACCTCTGAGAACTGTTAG
- the LOC129835697 gene encoding butyrophilin subfamily 1 member A1-like isoform X3 → MFHVRCIMGPLIRQVCLLTFLIFFNACSSVADKQLVVPPDPVVTSTGHDVILPCHLSPQTSAVNMDIRWFKEGEFASPLYLYLDGKVTEGKGYEGRVSVFTQELEKGNISLLLNNVMASERGSYKCQASYLDWIQELPVVLQVKQQGSVPRISMRKHHRVFIQLSCSSENWYPEPDMLWTDSSGKEITSAETERPKQKEGGVLYSITSHMRIGNDQLEGVTCVVMSQYQGTKMESTLQMTEEFYMSSLPDRVYISAFMIPVFLGLLCITASVLSLFHQRRDDMNTKLKAMDQELIKKTNQVTYKDKLMGIIETIPDSVWSLMVDHAVDVTFDPDTAHVKLSLSDDNKCLKFGELKEKKDCENFKEKSKGTKNKFKYNQCVLGVEGYDKGTHYWEVDLGKKSQWSVGIAQDTEKRDNIQMYPDTGFWSICYKDGELKTVEQSPTFLPIELKPEKLGVLVNYEGGQVTFFNVEKRCHIHSFINGKFTKKLYPFFGPLIDCKEELKISPVVQRDKPSTSENC, encoded by the exons ATGTTCCATGTCAGGTGCATCATGGGACCTTTGATCCGGCAAGTCTGTTTGTTAACATTCCTCATCTTCTTTAATGCCTGTTCATCTGTTGCAG ATAAGCAGCTTGTTGTCCCTCCTGACCCTGTAGTTACCTCTACTGGTCATGATGTCATCCTTCCCTGTCACCTGTCTCCTCAAACCAGTGCTGTTAACATGGATATCAGGTGGTTTAAGGAAGGAGAATTCGCTAGCCCCCTGTACCTGTATTTGGATGGAAAGGTAACAGAGGGGAAAGGCTATGAGGGTAGAGTGAGTGTGTTCACTCAGGAGCTGGAGAAAGgcaatatatcactgctgctgaataatgtcatggcttctgAAAGGGGAAGCTACAAATGCCAAGCCAGCTACTTGGACTGGATTCAGGAACTGCCTGTTGTGCTACAGGTTAAAC AGCAGGGCAGTGTCCCCAGGATCTCCATGAGGAAGCACCACAGAGTGTTCATCCAGCTCAGCTGTAGCTCAGAGAACTGGTACCCAGAGCCTGACATGTTGTGGACAGACAGCAGTGGGAAGGAGATCACctcagcagagacagagagaccgaaaCAGAAGGAGGGGGGTGTCCTGTACTCCATCACCAGTCACATGAGAATAGGGAATGACCAACTGGAGGGGGTCACCTGTGTGGTGATGTCACAGTACCAGGGAACCAAGATGGAGTCTACACTGCAGATGACTG AGGAATTCTACATGAGCAGTCTGCCTGACAGGGTGTACATCTCTGCATTTATGATTCCTGTGTTTCTGGGACTGCTGTGTATCACTGCATCTGTGCTCTCCTTATTCCATCAGAGACGAG ATGATATGAATACAAAATTAAAAGCTATGGATCAAG AGCTCATCAAAAAGACAAATCAAGTCACTTATAAGGATAAGTTAATGG GAATTATTGAAACAATCCCAGACTCTG TTTGGAGCTTGATGGTTGATCATGCAG tggaTGTGACTTTCGACCCTGACACTGCACATGTCAAACTCTCTTTATCTGACGATAACAAATGTCTCAAATTTGGAGAATTAAAAGAAAAAAAGGATTGTGAGAATTTCAAAGAAAAAAGCAAAGGCACTAAAAACAAGTTTAAATATAATCAATGTGTCTTGGGAGTGGAAGGATATGACAAAGGTACACATTACTGGGAGGTTGACCTGGGGAAGAAGAGCCAGTGGAGTGTTGGGATCGCTCAggacacagagaagagagacaaCATCCAAATGTATCCAGACACTGGCTTCTGGAGCATATGTTACAAAGATGGAGAACTGAAAACAGTTGAACAGTCTCCCACTTTCCTTCCCATTGAACTGAAACCTGAGAAGCTGGGAGTTTTAGTGAACTATGAAGGAGGACAGGTAACATTTTTCAATGTGGAGAAGAGGTGCCACATCCACTCCTTCATCAATGGCAAGTTTACTAAGAAACTCTATCCGTTCTTTGGTCCTTTGATTGATTGTAAAGAGGAACTCAAAATCTCACCTGTGGTGCAAAGAGACAAACCCTCAACCTCTGAGAACTGTTAG
- the LOC129835697 gene encoding butyrophilin subfamily 2 member A1-like isoform X2 produces the protein MGPLIRQVCLLTFLIFFNACSSVADKQLVVPPDPVVTSTGHDVILPCHLSPQTSAVNMDIRWFKEGEFASPLYLYLDGKVTEGKGYEGRVSVFTQELEKGNISLLLNNVMASERGSYKCQASYLDWIQELPVVLQVKQQGSVPRISMRKHHRVFIQLSCSSENWYPEPDMLWTDSSGKEITSAETERPKQKEGGVLYSITSHMRIGNDQLEGVTCVVMSQYQGTKMESTLQMTEEFYMSSLPDRVYISAFMIPVFLGLLCITASVLSLFHQRRVVREKLKPLDDMNTKLKAMDQELIKKTNQVTYKDKLMGIIETIPDSVWSLMVDHAVDVTFDPDTAHVKLSLSDDNKCLKFGELKEKKDCENFKEKSKGTKNKFKYNQCVLGVEGYDKGTHYWEVDLGKKSQWSVGIAQDTEKRDNIQMYPDTGFWSICYKDGELKTVEQSPTFLPIELKPEKLGVLVNYEGGQVTFFNVEKRCHIHSFINGKFTKKLYPFFGPLIDCKEELKISPVVQRDKPSTSENC, from the exons ATGGGACCTTTGATCCGGCAAGTCTGTTTGTTAACATTCCTCATCTTCTTTAATGCCTGTTCATCTGTTGCAG ATAAGCAGCTTGTTGTCCCTCCTGACCCTGTAGTTACCTCTACTGGTCATGATGTCATCCTTCCCTGTCACCTGTCTCCTCAAACCAGTGCTGTTAACATGGATATCAGGTGGTTTAAGGAAGGAGAATTCGCTAGCCCCCTGTACCTGTATTTGGATGGAAAGGTAACAGAGGGGAAAGGCTATGAGGGTAGAGTGAGTGTGTTCACTCAGGAGCTGGAGAAAGgcaatatatcactgctgctgaataatgtcatggcttctgAAAGGGGAAGCTACAAATGCCAAGCCAGCTACTTGGACTGGATTCAGGAACTGCCTGTTGTGCTACAGGTTAAAC AGCAGGGCAGTGTCCCCAGGATCTCCATGAGGAAGCACCACAGAGTGTTCATCCAGCTCAGCTGTAGCTCAGAGAACTGGTACCCAGAGCCTGACATGTTGTGGACAGACAGCAGTGGGAAGGAGATCACctcagcagagacagagagaccgaaaCAGAAGGAGGGGGGTGTCCTGTACTCCATCACCAGTCACATGAGAATAGGGAATGACCAACTGGAGGGGGTCACCTGTGTGGTGATGTCACAGTACCAGGGAACCAAGATGGAGTCTACACTGCAGATGACTG AGGAATTCTACATGAGCAGTCTGCCTGACAGGGTGTACATCTCTGCATTTATGATTCCTGTGTTTCTGGGACTGCTGTGTATCACTGCATCTGTGCTCTCCTTATTCCATCAGAGACGAG TTGTTCGAGAAAAACTGAAGCCTTTGG ATGATATGAATACAAAATTAAAAGCTATGGATCAAG AGCTCATCAAAAAGACAAATCAAGTCACTTATAAGGATAAGTTAATGG GAATTATTGAAACAATCCCAGACTCTG TTTGGAGCTTGATGGTTGATCATGCAG tggaTGTGACTTTCGACCCTGACACTGCACATGTCAAACTCTCTTTATCTGACGATAACAAATGTCTCAAATTTGGAGAATTAAAAGAAAAAAAGGATTGTGAGAATTTCAAAGAAAAAAGCAAAGGCACTAAAAACAAGTTTAAATATAATCAATGTGTCTTGGGAGTGGAAGGATATGACAAAGGTACACATTACTGGGAGGTTGACCTGGGGAAGAAGAGCCAGTGGAGTGTTGGGATCGCTCAggacacagagaagagagacaaCATCCAAATGTATCCAGACACTGGCTTCTGGAGCATATGTTACAAAGATGGAGAACTGAAAACAGTTGAACAGTCTCCCACTTTCCTTCCCATTGAACTGAAACCTGAGAAGCTGGGAGTTTTAGTGAACTATGAAGGAGGACAGGTAACATTTTTCAATGTGGAGAAGAGGTGCCACATCCACTCCTTCATCAATGGCAAGTTTACTAAGAAACTCTATCCGTTCTTTGGTCCTTTGATTGATTGTAAAGAGGAACTCAAAATCTCACCTGTGGTGCAAAGAGACAAACCCTCAACCTCTGAGAACTGTTAG